From the Pseudomonas putida genome, one window contains:
- a CDS encoding PilZ domain-containing protein has product MPHTPSNHSEKRDFIRMRIDTEVSLLHEGQVIAAVCLDLSSGGMQVQAPQQFKVGDHLEVRIDSDHPALKGLHASTEVVWIADQPDGQQKFGLRILAMH; this is encoded by the coding sequence ATGCCTCATACGCCCTCCAATCACAGCGAGAAACGCGATTTCATCCGCATGCGCATCGACACCGAGGTCAGCCTGCTGCATGAGGGGCAGGTCATCGCGGCGGTGTGCCTTGACCTTTCCAGCGGCGGCATGCAGGTGCAGGCGCCGCAGCAATTCAAGGTCGGTGACCACCTGGAGGTGCGCATCGACTCCGATCACCCGGCCCTCAAGGGCCTGCACGCCAGTACCGAGGTGGTGTGGATCGCCGATCAACCCGATGGGCAGCAGAAATTCGGCCTGCGCATCCTGGCCATGCATTGA
- the rssB gene encoding two-component system response regulator RssB translates to MQKISATLLIIDDDDVVRASLAAYLEDSGFSVLQAGNGQQGLQVFEEHQPDLVICDLRMPQMGGLELIRQISERAPQLPVIVVSGAGVMSDAVEALRLGAADYLIKPLEDLAVLEHSVRRALDRSRLVLENQRYRDKLEAANRELEASLHLLQEDQTAGRQVQMNMLPESPWKLGEFTFEHQIIPSLYLSGDFADYFRVDERRIAFYLADVSGHGASSAFVTVLLKFMTTRLLFEFKRSSKLREFKPSEVLSHINRGLINCKLGKHVTMVGGVIDEETGLLTYAVGGHLPLPVLYTPGQARYLEGRGLPVGLFDEATYQDLVMELPPQFSLSLMSDGILDLLPGHTLKDKEAALPEIVNAAGGSLDGLRQRFGLATLGEMPDDIALLVLSRNLQ, encoded by the coding sequence ATGCAGAAAATCAGTGCAACGCTGCTGATCATCGATGATGACGACGTGGTCCGTGCGAGCCTCGCCGCCTATCTGGAAGACAGTGGCTTCAGCGTCCTCCAGGCCGGTAATGGCCAGCAGGGGCTCCAGGTCTTCGAAGAACACCAGCCCGACCTCGTGATCTGCGATCTGCGCATGCCGCAGATGGGCGGCCTCGAACTGATCCGCCAGATCAGCGAGCGCGCACCGCAGTTGCCGGTGATCGTGGTGTCGGGTGCCGGCGTGATGAGTGACGCGGTCGAGGCCTTGCGCCTGGGCGCTGCCGACTACCTGATCAAGCCGCTGGAAGACCTGGCCGTGCTCGAACACTCGGTACGCCGGGCGCTCGACCGGTCACGCCTGGTGCTGGAAAACCAGCGCTATCGCGACAAGCTGGAGGCGGCCAACCGTGAGCTGGAAGCTAGCCTGCACTTGTTGCAGGAGGACCAGACCGCCGGTCGCCAGGTGCAGATGAACATGCTGCCGGAAAGCCCTTGGAAGCTCGGCGAGTTCACTTTCGAGCACCAGATCATCCCGTCGCTGTACCTGTCGGGCGATTTCGCCGACTACTTCCGCGTGGATGAGCGGCGCATTGCCTTCTACCTGGCCGATGTTTCCGGGCACGGTGCGTCGTCGGCGTTCGTCACGGTGTTGCTGAAGTTCATGACCACCCGGCTGTTGTTCGAATTCAAGCGCAGCAGCAAGCTGCGCGAGTTCAAGCCTTCGGAAGTGCTGAGCCACATCAACCGCGGGCTGATCAACTGCAAACTGGGCAAGCACGTGACCATGGTCGGTGGCGTGATCGACGAAGAAACCGGTCTGCTGACCTACGCCGTGGGCGGCCACCTGCCGCTGCCGGTGCTGTATACCCCGGGCCAGGCCCGCTACCTGGAAGGCCGCGGCCTGCCGGTGGGGCTGTTCGACGAGGCAACCTACCAGGACCTGGTGATGGAGTTGCCGCCACAGTTCAGCCTGAGCCTGATGTCCGATGGCATTCTGGACCTTTTGCCGGGGCATACGCTCAAAGATAAAGAAGCTGCCTTGCCGGAGATCGTCAATGCAGCGGGTGGTAGCCTGGATGGGCTGCGCCAACGATTTGGATTGGCTACGCTTGGGGAGATGCCGGATGATATCGCCCTATTGGTGTTGAGCAGGAACCTTCAATGA
- the rssC gene encoding anti-sigma factor antagonist RssC gives MSTGRIQFAEQSGTFVLKFVGEVRLTLCSALDATIEKIFTALNFSTIVIDLTETESIDSTTLGLLAKLSILSRQKVGLLPTVVTTNPDISRLLQSMGFDQVFNIVDRPVPRPECLTDLPSQDQNEDVVRSKVLEAHKILMGLNDSNREAFHDLVNALERT, from the coding sequence ATGAGTACCGGTAGAATCCAGTTCGCCGAGCAGAGCGGTACCTTTGTACTGAAATTCGTCGGTGAAGTGCGCCTGACCCTGTGTTCAGCGCTGGATGCGACGATCGAGAAGATTTTCACCGCGCTGAACTTCTCGACCATCGTCATCGACCTGACCGAAACCGAAAGCATCGACAGCACCACCTTGGGCCTGCTGGCCAAGCTGTCGATCCTGTCGCGGCAGAAGGTTGGCCTGTTGCCGACCGTGGTTACCACCAACCCGGACATTTCGCGCCTGCTGCAATCCATGGGCTTCGACCAGGTGTTCAACATCGTCGACCGCCCGGTGCCACGCCCCGAGTGCCTGACCGACCTGCCGTCACAGGATCAGAACGAGGATGTAGTTCGCTCCAAGGTGCTGGAGGCGCACAAGATCCTCATGGGGCTCAATGACTCCAACCGCGAAGCCTTCCATGACCTGGTGAATGCGCTGGAGCGGACCTGA
- a CDS encoding alkaline phosphatase D family protein — translation MTPSPLPLVLAGPVLRRLVPQRLAIWLVGSQPLQPEFIIDGTAKVECQVVAVGQHAFIHLLDIHFAEPLPSNVAIEYDLLLDGQGIAGWAPHLLYPGSHRPSLVLRDRLDQLLHGSCRKPHHPAADGLLCADRLLQAGQRPEDRPAVLLMTGDQVYADDVAGPMLRAIHALIERLGLFDETLDGAVVADSQALYRHPASYYHRADLLPAQESNESLRERFFGGKRKPIFSSSNADNHLVTFAEVMAMYLLVWAPAPWRLVDLGMPAGLSQQDQARYREELPLIEAFAASLGDVARVMAHLPCLMIFDDHDITDDWNLSAQWEETAYGHPFSRRIIGNALLGYLLCQAWGNDPDACNTLVDQCQTLTRQQDELIGELLRFQGWQYSLPTEPPLLVLDTRTRRWRSESDLGKPSGLLDWEALCELQQALLDHPSAIIVSPAPIFGVKLIETVQKVFSWLGYPLLVDAENWMAHRGAAQVILNIFRHSRTPGHYVILSGDVHYSFVYEVLIRHRQRSPHLWQVTSSGIKNEFPRRLLDVLDRLNRWLYSPRSPLNWFTKRRQMEVVPRTPSRSKAGERLWNGAGLGQVLFDEQGRPARVFQLSADGSEATEFAQRD, via the coding sequence ATGACCCCATCCCCACTGCCCCTCGTGCTCGCCGGTCCGGTACTGCGCCGTCTCGTACCGCAAAGGCTGGCCATCTGGCTGGTCGGCAGCCAACCCCTGCAACCCGAATTCATCATCGACGGCACCGCCAAAGTCGAATGCCAGGTCGTTGCTGTGGGCCAGCACGCCTTCATTCACCTGCTGGACATTCACTTCGCCGAGCCTTTGCCAAGCAACGTCGCCATCGAGTATGACCTGCTGCTCGACGGCCAGGGCATCGCTGGCTGGGCACCGCACTTGCTCTACCCTGGCAGCCATCGCCCCAGCCTGGTGCTGCGCGACCGCCTGGACCAGTTGCTGCACGGGTCCTGTCGCAAACCGCATCACCCGGCCGCCGACGGCCTGCTCTGCGCCGACCGTTTGCTACAGGCCGGCCAACGACCGGAAGACCGCCCCGCCGTGCTGTTGATGACTGGCGACCAGGTTTACGCCGACGACGTCGCCGGCCCGATGCTGCGCGCCATCCATGCGCTGATCGAGCGCCTGGGGCTGTTCGACGAAACGCTGGATGGCGCAGTGGTCGCCGACAGCCAGGCGCTCTACCGGCATCCGGCCAGCTACTACCATCGGGCCGACCTGTTGCCTGCCCAGGAGAGCAACGAATCGCTGCGCGAACGCTTCTTCGGCGGCAAGCGCAAGCCGATCTTCTCCTCCAGCAACGCCGACAACCACCTGGTGACCTTCGCCGAGGTCATGGCCATGTATCTGCTGGTGTGGGCGCCCGCGCCCTGGCGCCTGGTAGATCTGGGCATGCCTGCCGGTCTGAGCCAGCAGGACCAGGCACGCTATCGCGAGGAACTGCCGCTGATCGAAGCCTTCGCCGCCAGCCTGGGCGACGTGGCCCGGGTGATGGCCCACCTGCCCTGCCTGATGATCTTCGACGACCACGACATCACCGACGACTGGAACCTCTCGGCGCAGTGGGAAGAAACCGCCTACGGTCACCCCTTCTCGCGGCGGATCATCGGCAATGCGTTGCTGGGCTATCTGCTGTGCCAGGCCTGGGGCAACGACCCGGATGCCTGCAACACGCTGGTCGACCAGTGCCAGACGCTAACCCGGCAGCAGGATGAGCTGATCGGTGAGCTGCTGCGCTTCCAGGGCTGGCAGTACAGCCTGCCCACTGAGCCACCGCTGCTGGTGCTGGACACCCGCACCCGCCGCTGGCGCAGCGAGAGCGACCTGGGCAAGCCGTCCGGGCTGCTCGACTGGGAAGCGTTGTGCGAGCTGCAGCAGGCGCTGCTGGACCACCCCTCGGCCATCATCGTGTCACCGGCACCGATCTTTGGCGTCAAGCTGATCGAAACCGTGCAGAAGGTGTTCAGCTGGCTGGGCTACCCGTTGCTGGTGGATGCCGAGAACTGGATGGCCCACCGTGGGGCGGCGCAGGTGATCCTGAATATCTTCCGCCATTCGCGCACGCCGGGGCACTACGTGATTCTCTCGGGCGACGTGCACTATTCGTTCGTCTACGAGGTGCTGATCCGCCACCGCCAGCGCAGCCCGCACCTGTGGCAGGTGACCAGCAGCGGGATCAAGAACGAGTTCCCACGGCGCTTGCTGGACGTGCTGGACAGGCTCAATCGCTGGTTGTACTCGCCACGCTCACCACTGAACTGGTTCACCAAGCGCCGGCAGATGGAGGTGGTGCCACGCACGCCTAGCCGCAGCAAGGCGGGGGAGCGGCTGTGGAATGGGGCGGGGTTGGGGCAGGTGCTGTTCGATGAGCAGGGGCGGCCGGCGCGGGTGTTCCAGCTGAGTGCGGATGGCAGTGAGGCGACCGAGTTTGCGCAGCGGGATTAA
- the tal gene encoding transaldolase, which translates to MTSKLEQLKQFTTVVADTGDLDAITRLKPVDATTNPSLLLKAAAIPGYAELLKQVKADAKGNVDLACDKFAVAVGAGILKVIPGRISTEVDARLSFDEPALLNKARQLIDLYEAAGVSKDRVLIKLASTWEGIRAAEKLEKEGIQTNLTLLFSFAQAQACADAGVFLISPFVGRIYDWYKKSTGQEYVGAEDPGVQSVTRIYNYYKANGYDTVVMGASFRNLGQIEQLAGCDRLTISPDLLDKLGSDQGELPRILKPGNAGEAKQVLNESQFRWAMNEDAMGTEKLAEGIRQFARDQEKLEKLMAEKA; encoded by the coding sequence ATGACCTCCAAGCTGGAACAACTCAAGCAGTTCACCACCGTGGTTGCCGACACCGGGGACCTGGATGCCATCACCCGCCTCAAGCCGGTCGATGCCACCACCAACCCGTCGCTGCTGCTCAAGGCCGCTGCCATCCCGGGCTATGCCGAGCTGCTCAAGCAGGTGAAGGCCGATGCCAAGGGCAATGTCGACCTGGCCTGCGACAAGTTCGCCGTGGCCGTGGGCGCGGGCATTCTCAAGGTCATACCGGGGCGCATCTCCACCGAGGTGGATGCACGCCTGTCGTTCGATGAGCCGGCGCTGCTGAACAAGGCACGCCAGCTGATCGACCTGTACGAAGCCGCCGGAGTGTCGAAAGACCGCGTGCTGATCAAGCTGGCCTCCACCTGGGAAGGCATCCGCGCCGCAGAAAAGCTGGAAAAGGAAGGCATCCAGACCAACCTGACCCTGCTGTTCTCCTTCGCCCAGGCCCAGGCCTGCGCCGACGCTGGCGTGTTCCTGATTTCGCCGTTCGTGGGCCGTATCTACGACTGGTACAAGAAGAGCACCGGCCAGGAGTACGTCGGCGCCGAAGACCCGGGCGTGCAGTCGGTCACGCGCATCTACAACTACTACAAGGCCAATGGCTACGACACCGTGGTCATGGGCGCCAGCTTCCGCAATCTTGGCCAGATCGAACAGCTGGCCGGCTGCGATCGCCTGACCATCAGCCCGGACCTGCTGGACAAGCTGGGCAGCGACCAAGGCGAGCTGCCGCGGATTCTCAAGCCAGGCAATGCCGGTGAAGCCAAGCAGGTGCTGAACGAAAGCCAGTTCCGCTGGGCGATGAACGAGGATGCCATGGGCACCGAGAAGCTGGCTGAAGGCATTCGCCAGTTTGCCCGGGATCAGGAAAAACTCGAGAAGTTGATGGCTGAAAAAGCCTGA
- the dusA gene encoding tRNA dihydrouridine(20/20a) synthase DusA: MPLEQTTNPSTTRPEPSRRFSVAPMMDWTDRHCRFFLRLLSKQTLLYTEMVTTGALLHNDAHRFLRHDVSEHPLALQLGGSVPADLAACAKLAEEAGYDEVNLNVGCPSDRVQNNMIGACLMAHPALVADCVKAMQDAVSTPVTVKHRIGINGRDSYAELCDFVGQVREAGCRSFTVHARIAILEGLSPKENREIPPLRYDVAAQLKADFPDLEIVLNGGIKTLAECRAHLETFDGVMLGREAYHNPYLLAEVDQQLFASEAPVVSRSEALKQLRPYIVAHMESGGAMHHITRHILGLGQGFPGARRFRQLLSADIHKAAEPLKVFDQAAELMQGR; this comes from the coding sequence ATGCCCCTAGAACAGACCACGAACCCAAGCACCACAAGGCCTGAGCCGTCCCGCCGCTTCAGCGTGGCCCCCATGATGGATTGGACGGACCGTCATTGTAGGTTCTTCCTGCGCCTGCTCTCCAAGCAAACCCTGCTCTACACCGAAATGGTCACCACCGGCGCCCTCCTCCACAACGATGCCCACCGTTTCCTGCGCCATGACGTCTCCGAGCACCCGCTGGCCCTGCAGCTGGGCGGCAGCGTGCCGGCCGACCTGGCCGCCTGCGCCAAGCTGGCCGAGGAAGCCGGCTACGACGAGGTCAACCTCAACGTCGGCTGCCCGAGCGATCGGGTGCAGAACAACATGATCGGCGCCTGCCTGATGGCCCACCCGGCACTGGTGGCCGATTGCGTGAAGGCCATGCAGGATGCGGTATCGACGCCGGTGACGGTGAAGCATCGCATCGGCATCAATGGCCGCGACAGCTATGCCGAGCTATGCGATTTCGTTGGCCAGGTGCGTGAGGCCGGTTGCCGGAGCTTTACCGTGCATGCGCGGATCGCGATACTCGAGGGGCTGTCGCCGAAGGAAAACCGCGAGATACCGCCGCTGCGCTACGACGTGGCCGCGCAGTTGAAGGCGGACTTCCCGGATCTGGAAATCGTGCTCAACGGCGGGATCAAGACCCTGGCGGAATGCCGGGCGCACCTTGAGACCTTCGATGGCGTGATGCTGGGGCGCGAGGCGTACCACAACCCTTACCTGCTGGCCGAGGTGGATCAGCAGCTGTTTGCAAGCGAAGCGCCGGTGGTGAGCCGCAGCGAGGCACTGAAGCAGTTGCGCCCTTATATCGTGGCGCATATGGAGAGTGGCGGCGCGATGCATCACATTACCCGGCATATCCTGGGGCTTGGCCAGGGGTTCCCGGGGGCGCGACGGTTCCGGCAGTTGTTGTCGGCGGATATTCACAAGGCGGCGGAGCCGCTGAAGGTGTTCGACCAAGCAGCGGAGTTGATGCAAGGGCGATGA
- a CDS encoding phosphatase PAP2 family protein, translated as MGELETLNRSLFLLINGGADAPQWLVLLAIGIAKGLIFLLPVLMLGFWLWGHRGERRLVLKATLVTVIALVVNQVIWAVWPHPRPFMIGLGHNWMLHAPDSSFPSDHMTVFACMGLTLLLDGLSGWGVVILVTGLSVAWARVFLGVHFPLDMVGAVIVSFLVYSGLSPIWRRIGRPVTDLAERYYRSLMAVPIRAGWLRG; from the coding sequence ATGGGCGAACTCGAAACACTCAACCGCTCCCTTTTCCTGCTGATCAACGGCGGCGCTGATGCGCCGCAGTGGCTAGTCCTGCTCGCCATCGGCATTGCCAAGGGCCTGATCTTTCTGCTGCCCGTGTTGATGCTGGGGTTCTGGCTGTGGGGGCACCGTGGGGAACGCAGGCTGGTACTCAAGGCGACCTTGGTTACGGTGATTGCGTTGGTCGTCAATCAGGTCATCTGGGCGGTCTGGCCGCATCCACGGCCGTTCATGATCGGGTTGGGGCATAACTGGATGCTGCATGCGCCGGATTCGTCATTTCCCAGCGATCATATGACCGTGTTTGCCTGCATGGGCTTGACCTTGCTGCTGGATGGCTTGTCTGGGTGGGGGGTGGTCATTTTGGTGACCGGTTTGAGCGTGGCCTGGGCGCGGGTGTTTCTGGGGGTGCACTTTCCGCTCGATATGGTGGGAGCGGTGATTGTTTCCTTCTTGGTATATTCAGGGTTATCGCCAATCTGGCGACGTATCGGTCGGCCTGTCACTGACTTGGCGGAACGTTACTACCGCAGCCTGATGGCGGTGCCTATCAGGGCGGGTTGGCTGCGGGGCTGA